A region from the Phycisphaerales bacterium genome encodes:
- a CDS encoding thioredoxin family protein → MPHTHITSPDIPAAADLRTFFDQAKPYDAYVSSAKPHEQSAWTAVRDRLTLTPAQLALLQSFTRHLNILVLSGSWCGDCSAQVPMLDALAKAAPSNLVSLRILDRDAPPGDNQALAERVKICGGLRVPTVLFLNEDFDFLVLMGDQTLSRLRAKARTQLGATAAGAACDLPSASTAKTSINAANDEIATLQDWLDALERAHLTARLSPKLRQRHGD, encoded by the coding sequence ATGCCACACACCCATATCACCTCCCCCGACATCCCCGCCGCCGCCGACCTCCGCACGTTCTTCGATCAGGCCAAGCCCTACGACGCCTACGTCTCCTCCGCCAAGCCCCACGAGCAATCCGCCTGGACCGCCGTGCGTGATCGCCTGACGCTCACGCCAGCCCAACTCGCCCTCCTCCAGTCCTTCACACGCCACCTGAACATCCTCGTCCTCAGCGGCTCCTGGTGCGGCGACTGCTCGGCCCAGGTCCCCATGCTCGACGCCCTCGCCAAAGCCGCCCCTTCAAATCTCGTCTCTCTCCGCATCCTCGACCGCGACGCCCCCCCCGGAGACAATCAAGCCCTCGCCGAGCGCGTGAAGATCTGCGGCGGCCTGCGCGTCCCCACCGTCCTGTTCCTCAATGAAGACTTCGACTTCCTCGTCCTCATGGGCGACCAGACCCTAAGCCGCCTCCGCGCCAAGGCGAGAACGCAACTCGGCGCCACGGCCGCCGGCGCCGCCTGCGACCTTCCCTCGGCTTCGACCGCCAAGACCTCGATCAACGCCGCCAACGACGAGATCGCCACCCTCCAGGACTGGCTCGACGCCCTCGAACGCGCCCACCTCACCGCCCGCCTCAGCCCCAAACTCCGCCAGAGGCACGGCGACTGA
- a CDS encoding site-2 protease family protein, with the protein MFVAWRAWQAGGDAAAIGVSVVFVLAIFACVVMHEYGHALTARRYGIGTKDITLLPIGGVARLERMPEEPKQELVVAVMGPMVNVVIAALIFGVMLGTGTFPGGHEIQEMGRQGVESMGALDARMFFLNLAGVNVFLVLFNMIPAFPMDGGRVLRALLSMAMDSVRATRAAANVGKVLAVGFALLGLWGNPFLIFIGIFVWISAEAEARQREQGSALRGTLVGDAMVRQFVALDENDSLQWAIERLLEGAQTDFPVMKTEMVNGERVASGTTGGIVGVLTRHDLLHAIARHVDVHAAGGVGTLTRKVPVVRAGARLEPAVRSMQEAGTSVAPVVDESGRLVGLLTMENLAEFVMVRQAMGPGGGGGVGGVGAGRALH; encoded by the coding sequence ATGTTTGTCGCGTGGCGGGCGTGGCAGGCGGGCGGGGATGCCGCGGCGATCGGCGTCAGCGTCGTCTTTGTTCTGGCGATCTTCGCCTGCGTCGTGATGCACGAGTATGGGCACGCGCTGACGGCGCGGCGATATGGGATCGGGACCAAGGACATCACGCTGTTGCCCATTGGCGGCGTGGCGCGGCTGGAGCGGATGCCCGAGGAGCCGAAACAGGAACTCGTCGTCGCGGTGATGGGGCCGATGGTGAACGTCGTGATCGCGGCGTTGATCTTCGGCGTGATGCTGGGGACGGGGACGTTTCCGGGAGGCCATGAGATCCAGGAGATGGGGCGGCAGGGGGTGGAGTCGATGGGCGCGCTCGACGCGCGGATGTTCTTCCTGAACCTCGCGGGCGTCAACGTCTTTCTGGTGCTCTTCAACATGATCCCCGCGTTCCCGATGGATGGCGGGCGCGTCTTGCGGGCGCTGCTGTCGATGGCGATGGACTCCGTGCGGGCGACGCGGGCGGCGGCGAATGTGGGGAAGGTGCTGGCCGTGGGGTTCGCGCTGCTGGGGCTGTGGGGCAATCCGTTCCTGATCTTCATCGGGATCTTCGTGTGGATCAGCGCCGAGGCCGAGGCGCGGCAGCGCGAGCAGGGGTCGGCGCTGCGTGGGACGCTCGTAGGCGACGCGATGGTGCGGCAGTTCGTCGCGCTCGACGAGAATGACTCGCTCCAGTGGGCGATCGAGCGGCTGCTGGAGGGGGCGCAGACGGACTTTCCGGTGATGAAGACGGAGATGGTCAACGGCGAGCGTGTGGCGAGTGGGACGACGGGCGGCATCGTGGGCGTGCTGACGAGGCATGACCTGTTGCACGCGATCGCGCGGCATGTCGACGTGCACGCGGCGGGGGGCGTGGGGACGCTGACGCGAAAGGTGCCCGTGGTCCGCGCGGGGGCGCGGCTGGAGCCGGCCGTCCGGAGCATGCAGGAGGCGGGGACGTCGGTGGCGCCGGTGGTGGACGAGTCGGGACGGCTGGTTGGATTGCTGACGATGGAGAATCTGGCGGAGTTTGTGATGGTGCGGCAGGCGATGGGGCCGGGGGGAGGAGGGGGCGTGGGGGGCGTGGGTGCGGGCCGCGCTCTACACTGA
- a CDS encoding polysaccharide deacetylase family protein, translating into MASIVFYFQVHQPYRLRRYSVFDQDPFYFDDAKNAEILRKVADKCYRPTTRLILDLVKRHKGNFRVSYAITGTVLDQLEAWAPDVIDTFKELGDTGCCEFVGETYFHSLSFLYSREEFVEQVDMHTRKIQSLFGQTPRVFRNTELIYNNELAHFLAGLKDKDGNPRFHGALCEGTDFHLGYRSPNYVYQPPGKPVGRDGRAFGLLLKNYRLSDDIAFRFSNRGWAEWPLTTEKFAGWVNQINGNGYLCNLFMDYETFGEHQWADTGIFEFLSALPEKIFDVNNGENHFITPSMAFKEFSPVGEYDVHNFISWADTERDLTAWRGNAMQNNALDETYRLEKSIKDRWNAACIGGDEREKTHAGHLLHDWRKLTTSDHFYYMCTKYFADGDVHKYFNPYDSPYDSYINFMNVLDNVRTRISRVPQGVGAH; encoded by the coding sequence ATGGCCAGCATCGTCTTTTACTTCCAGGTGCACCAGCCGTATCGCCTCCGCCGCTACAGCGTCTTCGATCAGGACCCGTTCTACTTTGATGACGCGAAGAACGCGGAGATCCTGCGGAAGGTGGCGGACAAGTGCTATCGCCCGACGACGCGGCTGATCCTCGACCTGGTGAAGCGTCACAAGGGGAACTTCCGCGTCTCGTACGCGATCACGGGGACGGTGCTGGACCAACTCGAGGCGTGGGCGCCGGACGTGATTGACACGTTCAAGGAACTGGGCGACACGGGATGCTGCGAGTTTGTGGGGGAGACGTACTTCCACTCGCTGAGTTTCCTGTACTCGCGTGAGGAGTTCGTCGAGCAGGTGGACATGCACACGCGGAAGATCCAGAGCCTGTTCGGGCAGACGCCGCGGGTCTTCCGGAACACGGAACTGATCTACAACAACGAACTGGCGCACTTCCTCGCGGGTCTGAAGGACAAGGATGGCAACCCGCGGTTCCATGGCGCCTTGTGCGAGGGGACGGACTTCCACCTCGGGTATCGCTCGCCGAACTATGTGTACCAGCCGCCGGGCAAGCCCGTGGGGCGTGACGGCAGGGCGTTCGGGCTGCTCCTGAAGAACTATCGCCTGTCGGACGACATCGCCTTCCGCTTCAGCAATCGCGGGTGGGCGGAGTGGCCTTTGACGACGGAGAAGTTCGCGGGGTGGGTGAACCAGATCAATGGCAACGGGTATCTGTGCAACCTGTTCATGGACTATGAGACATTCGGCGAGCACCAGTGGGCCGACACGGGGATCTTTGAGTTCCTGAGCGCCCTTCCCGAGAAGATCTTCGACGTGAACAACGGCGAGAACCACTTCATCACGCCGAGCATGGCGTTCAAGGAGTTCTCGCCCGTCGGCGAGTACGACGTGCACAACTTCATCTCGTGGGCGGACACGGAGCGCGATCTGACGGCATGGCGCGGGAACGCGATGCAGAATAACGCCCTCGACGAGACGTACCGCCTGGAGAAGTCGATCAAGGATCGGTGGAACGCAGCGTGCATCGGCGGCGACGAGCGCGAGAAGACCCACGCGGGGCACCTGCTCCACGACTGGCGGAAACTCACGACGAGCGACCACTTCTACTACATGTGCACGAAGTACTTCGCGGATGGCGACGTGCACAAGTATTTCAACCCGTACGACTCGCCCTATGACTCGTACATCAACTTCATGAACGTGCTGGACAACGTTCGGACGCGGATCTCACGCGTGCCGCAGGGCGTGGGCGCCCACTAA
- a CDS encoding glycosyltransferase family 39 protein — MSSEGLSVGGVAEGPLGVSSDRWATRTAVLIVGATIWRLVWLWFSPYSLAEDEAWYWLWSRHLDWCYTTKGPGIAWAIWLSTHLFGDTAFGVRFLAPIFMSLSAWFAAGLTIDLTRSRRAGFWAAMVMLLSPAFQVLSMVMTIDPPLVACWMGACWSGWRATRGLCRGAWLALGAAVAIGSLFKLTMLLVIPGIAACAWMWRHEPSRVVAGRASPGREGQSVLWPLASVVVALLGLMPMVIWNAREGWPTVHHLLEHLHQPSPTGGKSSFTPQWLLEYVGIQIAISLVPLGMIVAGWGALRDRSREAWRYVLWSVLPLLLGYVPVALVTKTQGNWTIAAHATLAVMAGVCELGERTGRRAEMARRGVRILLGVGLVVGVLLPRMDVVALGVDRVREALGNSAPSWLLIPIHRVMGADRMGVDAGRRLEKLRGETSQEPFLLIDHYGEASLLEFSIAGHPRTYCSSAYTGGRETQFDHWADRDLARVESELLGRPALIVGNGYEGSTLGGAWIAAFDRAEPVGTLDGDGKGRPVFIGYGYRGMRALQKGTTGE; from the coding sequence ATGTCGAGCGAAGGACTGAGCGTGGGGGGCGTTGCCGAGGGGCCGCTTGGCGTCTCCTCCGATCGTTGGGCGACGAGGACGGCGGTCCTCATTGTTGGAGCGACGATCTGGCGTCTGGTGTGGCTCTGGTTCTCGCCGTATTCGCTGGCCGAGGACGAGGCGTGGTACTGGTTGTGGTCGAGGCACCTTGATTGGTGCTACACGACCAAGGGCCCGGGGATCGCGTGGGCGATCTGGCTCTCGACGCATCTGTTTGGGGACACGGCGTTCGGCGTGCGTTTCCTGGCGCCGATCTTCATGTCGCTGTCGGCGTGGTTCGCGGCGGGGCTGACGATCGATCTGACGAGGAGCCGACGCGCGGGATTCTGGGCGGCAATGGTGATGCTGCTCTCGCCGGCGTTCCAGGTGCTGTCGATGGTGATGACGATCGATCCGCCGCTGGTGGCGTGCTGGATGGGGGCGTGCTGGTCGGGGTGGCGGGCGACGCGTGGGCTGTGCCGTGGCGCATGGCTGGCGTTGGGTGCGGCGGTCGCGATCGGGTCGCTCTTCAAACTCACGATGCTCCTGGTGATTCCGGGGATCGCGGCGTGCGCATGGATGTGGCGTCACGAGCCGTCACGCGTGGTCGCGGGGCGTGCCTCGCCGGGGCGAGAGGGGCAGTCGGTGCTGTGGCCTCTGGCGAGCGTCGTGGTTGCGTTGTTGGGCTTGATGCCGATGGTGATCTGGAACGCGCGCGAGGGGTGGCCGACGGTGCACCACCTGCTCGAACACCTGCACCAGCCATCGCCCACGGGTGGAAAATCGTCATTCACGCCGCAATGGCTGCTCGAGTATGTGGGCATCCAGATCGCCATCTCGCTGGTGCCGCTGGGAATGATCGTGGCGGGATGGGGTGCGCTCCGGGATCGATCGCGAGAGGCGTGGCGTTACGTGCTGTGGAGCGTGCTTCCGCTGCTGCTGGGGTACGTTCCGGTGGCCCTGGTGACGAAGACGCAGGGGAACTGGACGATCGCGGCCCACGCGACACTTGCCGTGATGGCGGGAGTGTGCGAGTTGGGGGAGAGGACCGGGCGTCGTGCGGAGATGGCCAGACGCGGCGTACGGATTCTTCTCGGCGTGGGGCTTGTGGTGGGCGTGCTTTTGCCTCGGATGGATGTAGTTGCCTTGGGTGTGGATCGTGTTCGTGAGGCGCTTGGAAACTCGGCACCTTCCTGGCTGCTCATTCCGATCCATCGGGTGATGGGGGCGGATCGGATGGGGGTGGACGCGGGTCGCCGACTGGAGAAGTTGCGGGGAGAAACCTCGCAGGAGCCGTTCCTCCTGATCGATCACTATGGTGAGGCGTCGCTGCTGGAGTTCTCGATCGCGGGGCATCCACGAACGTATTGTTCATCGGCGTACACGGGAGGGCGCGAGACGCAGTTCGACCATTGGGCGGACCGTGATCTGGCCCGAGTGGAGAGCGAGTTGCTGGGCAGGCCGGCGTTGATCGTCGGGAACGGGTACGAGGGCTCGACGTTGGGCGGCGCGTGGATTGCCGCGTTTGATCGGGCCGAACCGGTGGGCACCCTCGATGGTGATGGCAAGGGCAGGCCCGTGTTCATTGGATATGGATATCGCGGTATGCGAGCGTTGCAGAAGGGAACCACTGGCGAGTGA
- a CDS encoding phosphatase PAP2 family protein, producing MGLLIVTILDRPIYLALGDEFSEGVKGHSVYQALRSVGWLPAWIVPAVALMLVDRRRGVSGIASSIARRWWDRGLLLLAGTFFSGLVAEGLKLLHLRDRPLDGGLYEWEGPWMADAHPAGLPSSHMAVAMGGALVLARLFPEMRWLLFGLAVGCGATRVASRAHFASDVYAGALVAWGMVVVVGRVHAWRLARTGAREERGGVKASRHGPEKGDTLTLEKTSRVA from the coding sequence GTGGGACTGTTGATTGTCACGATTCTCGATCGGCCGATCTATCTTGCGTTGGGGGACGAGTTCTCGGAGGGCGTGAAGGGACACAGCGTGTATCAGGCGCTGCGCTCGGTGGGGTGGCTCCCGGCGTGGATCGTGCCGGCGGTGGCGCTGATGCTGGTTGATCGGCGTCGGGGGGTTTCCGGTATTGCTTCTTCGATCGCTCGTCGGTGGTGGGATCGTGGGCTGTTGTTGCTGGCGGGCACGTTTTTCTCGGGACTTGTGGCCGAGGGGTTGAAGTTGCTCCATCTTCGAGATCGTCCGCTCGATGGGGGGTTGTATGAATGGGAAGGCCCGTGGATGGCGGACGCGCATCCGGCGGGGCTGCCTTCGAGCCATATGGCCGTAGCGATGGGCGGGGCTCTGGTGCTCGCACGGCTCTTCCCCGAGATGCGATGGTTGCTGTTCGGGTTGGCGGTGGGGTGTGGGGCCACCCGGGTGGCGTCTCGGGCGCACTTCGCGTCGGATGTGTATGCGGGAGCGCTGGTCGCGTGGGGAATGGTGGTGGTTGTGGGGCGTGTCCATGCGTGGCGTTTGGCCCGAACGGGAGCGCGTGAGGAAAGGGGCGGCGTGAAGGCCTCACGGCATGGCCCCGAGAAGGGCGATACGCTGACGCTCGAGAAGACCTCGCGCGTGGCATGA
- a CDS encoding LptF/LptG family permease, with protein MNTLDRYIAKSYLVNVLALLVILYALILATDYSLNFDEYIRQAAERDVAGGASFLRRATLSLMLLINLWWPRLFQYYNYLLGMVLIGGMGFTLGQMVRHREVVACLAGGIGLHRIARPILIVAAGFVVLQGVNREFVVPRLAELLTREKWDAGTSGIRAESLPLTEDAAGRCYYAKAFDAGSGEMSGVWIRERDEKGLPTRKISAAMATYDAQAEGWRLTEGLAEVREGDSVRFEPVEFVKTELNPTTLKVRRFSSYGNNLSTAELSQLIDKTEAEVDARPDGERRVAEGRLLDRLVRLRVARWTILACTMLAIVVCLPFFLRKIPGDMLARSVMCAPVALAAVLGSTLLSTAAIPGLPPTLSALIPALILLPLAIAAISSIRS; from the coding sequence ATGAACACCCTCGACCGGTACATCGCCAAGTCCTATCTCGTCAACGTCCTGGCGTTGCTGGTGATCCTGTACGCGCTCATCCTCGCGACGGACTACTCACTGAACTTCGACGAGTACATCCGGCAGGCGGCGGAGCGTGACGTGGCCGGGGGGGCGTCGTTCCTTCGGCGGGCGACGCTCTCGCTCATGCTGCTCATCAACCTGTGGTGGCCTCGCCTGTTCCAATACTACAACTACCTCCTTGGGATGGTGCTGATCGGGGGGATGGGGTTCACGCTGGGGCAGATGGTGCGCCACCGCGAGGTCGTGGCATGCCTGGCCGGGGGGATCGGGTTGCACCGGATCGCGCGACCGATCCTGATCGTGGCGGCGGGATTCGTCGTGCTGCAGGGGGTGAATCGCGAGTTTGTGGTGCCCCGGCTTGCGGAGTTGCTGACGCGTGAGAAATGGGACGCGGGGACGTCGGGGATCCGGGCGGAGTCGCTCCCGCTGACCGAGGACGCCGCGGGGCGGTGCTATTACGCGAAGGCCTTTGATGCGGGCTCGGGCGAGATGTCCGGCGTGTGGATCCGTGAGCGCGATGAGAAGGGGCTTCCGACGAGGAAGATCTCGGCCGCCATGGCGACGTACGACGCGCAGGCCGAAGGTTGGAGACTGACCGAGGGGCTGGCGGAGGTCCGCGAGGGCGACAGCGTGCGGTTCGAGCCGGTCGAGTTTGTCAAGACCGAACTGAATCCGACGACGTTGAAAGTCCGCCGATTCTCAAGTTATGGCAACAACCTTTCGACGGCCGAGTTGTCGCAGTTGATCGACAAGACCGAGGCGGAGGTCGATGCAAGGCCCGATGGCGAGCGTCGCGTCGCGGAAGGACGGCTGCTCGATCGTCTGGTGCGTCTGCGTGTGGCACGATGGACGATTCTGGCCTGCACCATGCTCGCGATCGTGGTCTGCCTGCCGTTCTTCTTGCGGAAAATCCCCGGAGACATGCTGGCGCGGTCCGTGATGTGTGCGCCCGTGGCGCTCGCTGCAGTGTTGGGATCCACGCTCTTGAGCACGGCGGCGATCCCGGGCCTCCCGCCGACGCTCTCGGCGCTCATCCCCGCGCTCATCCTGCTCCCCCTGGCGATCGCGGCGATTTCCAGCATCCGTTCGTGA
- a CDS encoding trypsin-like peptidase domain-containing protein: protein MDDCPFATNHGNDRTWIRASNRDGDDHSIVSDQDIAARLEVEGGELIDAKLAKPSEELAAGLGRAHADLPPDSVMTRVGGSPMDLPTLYRMACEGVLVVASIYQCDSCDQWHTAGGATAFVLSRDGLCVTNHHVLAEHEHEHTLYPFVMAHDGTVFSIEKILASNEEDDVAIFRLGAGQRDGRSIAIDEARLTPIPLVEGSPVGTPIALIAHPDRLFYTMTSGIISRRITNESIMPGQARTDEVSVTCDYAVGSSGGPILDDRGRAVGMVMATHTIFAGKGRSREPQMVVRKCVPAERILDVISKEGRVEGRGIVP, encoded by the coding sequence ATGGATGACTGTCCGTTTGCCACCAACCACGGGAACGATCGGACATGGATCCGCGCCTCGAACCGTGACGGCGACGATCACTCCATCGTGAGCGACCAGGACATCGCGGCACGCCTGGAGGTCGAGGGTGGCGAACTGATCGATGCGAAACTGGCGAAACCCTCCGAGGAACTGGCGGCAGGGTTGGGGCGTGCGCACGCCGATCTCCCGCCGGATAGTGTGATGACGCGGGTAGGCGGGTCGCCGATGGATCTACCCACGCTCTATCGAATGGCGTGCGAGGGCGTGCTGGTCGTCGCGTCGATCTATCAGTGCGACAGTTGCGACCAGTGGCACACCGCGGGCGGCGCGACGGCATTCGTGCTCTCTCGCGACGGATTGTGCGTCACCAATCACCACGTCCTGGCCGAGCATGAACACGAGCACACGCTCTATCCATTCGTGATGGCCCACGATGGGACGGTCTTCTCGATCGAGAAAATCCTCGCATCCAACGAGGAGGACGACGTGGCGATCTTCCGGCTGGGTGCCGGGCAGCGTGACGGACGATCGATCGCGATCGACGAGGCACGCCTCACACCGATCCCCTTGGTGGAGGGTTCGCCAGTGGGAACGCCGATCGCGCTGATCGCCCACCCGGATCGGCTCTTCTACACGATGACGAGCGGGATCATCTCGCGGCGCATCACCAACGAGTCGATTATGCCGGGCCAGGCGCGAACGGACGAGGTGAGCGTGACGTGCGATTATGCCGTGGGCTCGAGCGGGGGGCCGATCCTGGACGATCGCGGGCGGGCCGTGGGCATGGTGATGGCGACGCACACGATCTTTGCTGGCAAGGGTCGGTCTCGCGAGCCGCAGATGGTCGTTCGGAAGTGCGTCCCGGCGGAGCGGATCCTGGACGTGATCTCGAAAGAGGGGCGTGTCGAGGGACGTGGCATCGTGCCGTAG
- a CDS encoding DUF4870 domain-containing protein has translation MNPPGTPYTDPATPPPLPSTEAWERTYATFQHLTLLLVFAVIPVVPALAMWLIKREQSHYIDDHGKETVNFQLSLLIYTAAGWILTAVTCGIAFPISILITIACYALGIVGMIMGAVAANNGRYFRYPMTLRVVS, from the coding sequence ATGAATCCGCCCGGCACTCCATATACCGACCCCGCGACGCCGCCGCCGCTCCCGAGCACGGAGGCGTGGGAGCGCACGTACGCGACGTTCCAGCACCTGACGCTCTTGCTGGTCTTCGCGGTGATTCCCGTTGTGCCCGCGCTGGCGATGTGGCTCATCAAGCGGGAGCAATCGCACTACATCGATGACCATGGCAAGGAGACTGTTAACTTCCAGTTGTCGCTTCTGATCTACACGGCAGCGGGCTGGATACTGACGGCGGTCACCTGCGGGATCGCCTTCCCGATCTCGATCCTGATCACGATCGCCTGCTATGCGCTGGGGATCGTCGGGATGATCATGGGCGCGGTCGCGGCGAACAACGGGCGGTATTTCCGGTATCCGATGACGCTGCGAGTTGTGAGTTGA
- a CDS encoding type II secretion system protein — MQHRSTNSSHQLIRRAARGFSILEILICVTIVAILVSLLLPVLTRVRETGYSAVCASNLRQINMGFEGYLGDNRGVFPAFAVDPEWNYGGVVFAGLDHHPVLDSARPINVYMGAFAQDSESATAALHFRCPADAGTTKRTDASPRRSRLSTLANGTCFREFGTSYRANPLLFNSTLAGVDRQSRPLARQDLQVNESRLLLLADAGWWYRSPRASETDRQFEASWHLRPDAGNMLAADGSVHFVNFDPENEDAASAFTIEPRPR, encoded by the coding sequence GTGCAGCATCGTTCGACGAACTCGAGTCATCAACTGATCAGGCGTGCCGCGCGGGGGTTCTCGATCCTTGAGATCCTGATCTGCGTGACGATCGTCGCGATCTTGGTCTCGCTGCTGCTCCCCGTCCTGACACGAGTTCGCGAGACGGGCTACTCCGCCGTCTGCGCCAGCAACCTCCGCCAGATCAACATGGGCTTTGAGGGCTACCTGGGCGACAACCGGGGCGTCTTTCCCGCCTTCGCCGTCGATCCCGAGTGGAACTATGGCGGCGTCGTCTTCGCGGGCCTCGACCACCATCCGGTCCTCGATAGCGCTCGACCGATCAATGTGTACATGGGCGCGTTTGCTCAAGATTCGGAGAGTGCCACAGCGGCGCTCCACTTCCGCTGCCCCGCCGACGCCGGAACGACCAAACGAACCGACGCCTCGCCGCGCCGGTCACGCTTGAGCACGCTCGCCAACGGCACCTGCTTCCGCGAGTTCGGCACCAGTTACCGAGCCAACCCGCTCCTCTTCAACTCCACCCTCGCTGGCGTCGATCGCCAGTCCCGCCCGCTCGCTCGCCAGGACCTCCAGGTGAACGAGTCCCGCCTGCTCTTGCTGGCCGACGCCGGCTGGTGGTACCGCTCGCCTCGCGCGAGCGAGACCGATCGCCAGTTCGAGGCGTCGTGGCACCTTCGTCCCGACGCCGGGAACATGCTCGCCGCCGACGGCTCGGTTCACTTTGTGAACTTCGACCCCGAGAACGAGGACGCGGCCAGCGCCTTCACCATCGAGCCTCGCCCGCGGTGA
- a CDS encoding LptF/LptG family permease — protein sequence MALRIPKTLWWAVGWELTRMIIVTTLVVTVALAFATAVKPLADGKLEPLDALRYIYYAFPGMLVYALPFSGGFAATLVYHRLATDNELTAAQAGGIPLRAMLAPAMLMAFAVGLTLIVLNDQMIPGFMRKMYRLVTTDIGRVMVNDIPNGRAVRIRNMQLLADHAMNSTPDLARLAAKGISGPMPTSQVDLRHPIMLEFDAAGNVVREYYAESASLWFYPPARDQQRKGEIRVRLKNAVSGEGVDQWRFEETTEGTIILPDPFWDRPKFFTMRNLWQLRDHPERVNWVDEARRELALVFARRQAEREITQLMSPTTPLILRDSRGGRIVIIGGSARITSEGIEIMPLAEGQTDAAFIRIEQPDRPAFRTATTSEATTGQVWLARGARLHAIDGADAQSLNFDLRLERVRAKTNSATSGGLGAERGVVPLTRLTLDKDPSKALLERSSRDLLESGHAASATDPALVGPTQHLEAQIAKLRGQVVANMHERWAYSACSLVMVVCGAVTAVKHHRKTPLAVYLRTFLPALLCLVTVSGGSQTVQDSGGSGGFGLLLLWGGILALAIHSFFVYRALARH from the coding sequence ATGGCGCTCCGCATTCCTAAAACTCTCTGGTGGGCCGTCGGGTGGGAACTCACCCGCATGATCATCGTCACGACGCTCGTGGTGACGGTCGCGCTCGCCTTTGCCACGGCGGTCAAGCCCCTGGCCGATGGCAAACTCGAGCCCTTGGACGCCCTGCGATACATCTACTACGCCTTCCCCGGCATGCTGGTGTACGCCCTTCCATTTTCGGGCGGGTTCGCGGCGACGCTCGTCTACCACCGCCTCGCGACCGACAACGAACTCACCGCCGCCCAGGCCGGGGGCATTCCCCTGCGCGCCATGCTCGCCCCGGCGATGCTCATGGCCTTCGCCGTCGGTTTGACGCTGATCGTGCTCAACGATCAGATGATCCCCGGGTTCATGCGGAAGATGTATCGCCTGGTCACGACCGACATCGGTCGCGTGATGGTGAACGACATCCCCAACGGGCGCGCGGTCCGCATCCGCAACATGCAACTCCTCGCCGATCACGCCATGAACAGCACGCCCGACCTCGCCAGGCTCGCCGCGAAAGGCATCAGCGGGCCAATGCCCACGAGCCAGGTGGACCTGAGGCATCCCATCATGCTCGAGTTCGACGCTGCCGGCAACGTCGTTCGTGAGTACTACGCCGAGTCCGCCAGCCTCTGGTTCTATCCACCCGCCCGCGATCAGCAGCGCAAGGGCGAGATCCGCGTACGCCTCAAGAACGCCGTCTCGGGCGAGGGCGTGGACCAGTGGCGATTCGAGGAGACGACCGAGGGCACGATCATCTTGCCCGATCCCTTCTGGGATCGCCCGAAGTTCTTCACGATGCGGAACCTCTGGCAACTCCGCGATCATCCCGAACGCGTCAACTGGGTCGACGAGGCCCGCCGGGAACTCGCCCTCGTCTTTGCCAGGCGTCAGGCCGAACGCGAGATCACCCAGTTGATGTCGCCCACGACGCCGCTGATCCTCCGTGATTCGCGCGGCGGGCGCATCGTGATCATCGGTGGATCCGCCAGAATCACCAGCGAGGGCATCGAAATCATGCCCCTCGCCGAGGGTCAAACAGACGCCGCGTTCATCCGCATCGAACAGCCCGACCGCCCCGCCTTCCGCACCGCGACAACCTCGGAAGCCACAACCGGCCAGGTCTGGCTCGCCCGCGGGGCCCGCCTGCACGCGATAGACGGCGCCGACGCCCAGTCGCTCAACTTCGATCTGCGGCTCGAGCGAGTCCGCGCCAAAACCAACTCCGCCACGAGCGGTGGCCTCGGTGCCGAGCGTGGCGTCGTCCCCCTCACTCGTCTCACCCTCGACAAGGACCCATCCAAGGCGCTCCTCGAGCGTTCCTCGCGCGACCTTCTCGAGTCCGGGCATGCCGCGTCGGCGACCGATCCCGCCCTCGTCGGACCGACGCAGCATCTCGAGGCCCAGATCGCGAAACTCCGAGGTCAGGTCGTCGCTAATATGCACGAACGCTGGGCCTACTCGGCATGCTCCCTCGTCATGGTGGTCTGCGGTGCCGTGACGGCCGTCAAGCACCATCGCAAGACGCCCCTCGCGGTCTATCTCCGCACGTTCCTCCCCGCCCTCCTCTGCCTCGTCACGGTCAGCGGCGGGTCCCAGACGGTCCAGGACAGCGGCGGCTCGGGCGGCTTTGGTCTGCTCCTGTTATGGGGCGGAATCCTCGCTCTCGCTATCCACTCTTTTTTCGTGTATCGAGCCTTGGCCCGCCATTGA